In Rhinopithecus roxellana isolate Shanxi Qingling unplaced genomic scaffold, ASM756505v1 contig3673, whole genome shotgun sequence, the DNA window cctgtagtcctagctacttgggaggctgcgacaggaggatcacttaagcccaggaatttgaggctgccgtgagctgtactccagtctgaccaacagagagagaccctgtctcaaaaaaaagaaagaaaggaatctaTCTAATGTCCGTCTCAGTATCTGGTTTGGAGAAGTCAGAGATTACCCAGTTTCCTGGTGCCATCTTGTTGCTGCCTCATGACCTAACTGACACTTGACGTAGAGGTTTGAAGCTGGGAGTGGGAGTTCTTGCTTACAGGCCTTCAAAAGACACTTGAGCTCTTTGTGGAATTCCCTGGAATTCCCTTCCAGGGAATTCTGAACTTTGTCCACGGGTCTCTTCATAGAATCAATATCCTGGCTGTCCTGGTCATGCATGGCTTCTGTGACCACCGAGTGCACACACAGGGCCTCAGCGTGTTCCAGAAGACGGTGGGATGAAAGCGGGGAGAGCAGAGGGCACTGGTCCCTGCTGGGTGTCCCTCCAGCCTGAGGATGTGCCGTCTTTGCACTCCACACAGGCACATCCTCTGTGCTCACCCGGTCCCCAGGTCCTGCTGTGCAGAGGGGGATGATGACcccttctgtttctctcttgGGAGCTCTTGTGACCCCCCACTCCTGGCTTCCCCTCTCCAGGCTTTGTAGGTTCACAGCCTCTTTGATTTCATGGTTTGTAGGGCAGAGGGTTTGTGCTTTAGCAGAAGTGACACGCGGGATGCATCACACACAACGCCAGCTCCACACATGTGTACGCACACTCAGTGTTTGGGAtgggagtggtgggggtgggaaagcagaggtggggctggggctgagagggggacagggtgggggtggggagagcagaggtgaggctgggctgggctctggTGAGAAGGGGCATGGGGGAGAGCacaggtggggctggggcaggctCTGGTGAGAAGGGTCCGGGGTCCTCTGAGAAGGGGCCAGGGTCTGGTGAGAAGAGGCCGGGGGGTGGTGTGGATAGACTGGGGGGAGAGCAGAGGTGGGGCTGGGCCAGGCTCTGGTGAGAAGGGGCGGGGCGGTGGGGGGAGGGTGGATGGATTGGGGGGAGAGCAGAGGTAGGGCTGGGCCAGGCTCTGGTGAGAAGGGACTGGGGTCCCGTGAGAAGAGGCCAGGGTCCGCCAGCACAGGGGTGGAGTTAGAATCTTCATGCTTCCAAAGGTGCTGGGGCATGGTCCTCAGAGCTCCAGTCCCTCTGGGCAGCCCCCCATTGGGGATTTGGGGTACATGGCATATGGAGCTCTGCAGTCCTGCAGGGGCTGCTTTAACAGTACAAACCCAGGGATTCTGAAACATAGGTcacttatgtttttgtttcttatagtCTTTACTACCATTTTGCGAAACCAGCATTCAGCAGATCACACTCTGTGGAATGCCAGTGTGCAGGATTTGGCAGGTTGGTGCCAGCAGCCAGGAGAAGGGCTAAATGATGTCTCATAGCTGGTGTTTGCTGGCTGTGAGTATGTGGAGGAAAAGCAGAGAGGGCAGGCGGGGATCAGGCCACACTGGGCGGCAGGGGCCTGGGAGCCTCAGCTCCATCCACAGTaggacccaggctggagcactCAGATGGAGGAATGAAAACATTGTATCAGAGAGGTCATAACATTTTGTTACTAAAGGTGATAGCTTTAGTGGTGCCTAAGAGTAGACACAAAGCTACAAAGCTTCTCttttgctggatttttttttttttttttttgaccagagtctggccctgttgcccaggctggagtgcagtggcacaatctcggctcactgcaacctccgcctcctgggttcaagcagttccctgcctcagcctcccgagtaactgggattacaggcacccgctgccacgcctggctaatttttgtatttttagtagagacggggttttaccatattggccaggctggtcttgaactcctgacctcatgatccacctgcctcggcctccgaaagtgctgggattacaggtgtgagccactgtgcctggccctgcttgAGTTTTTCTGTGAGATTTTGGAACATAGAGAAGTTTTTCTGTGGGCTTGGTCAGTTATGGTACACCCTCTATACTGTCTCTTCCTGTGGATGGGCACCTGGGCACGGTCACCTGCAGAGCCCACCTTAGACGAGGTATCTTGGTGCTTCCTGAGGAGCAGGCTCCTGCGCCACACAGGTGGGCTGCCTGGCACCTGCCGGGAGAAGAGGCGTGGGAGTTACGCCCTCGGGCAGGAGAGGAAAAGTGCTCTtactaaaggaagaaaaagttaagTTGAGAAGTAAATGTGGCATCTATTTtaattagcttttaaaattactaatgCTGCTGGATTTTGTCTCGTTTTCGTTCTGTTCCTTGTGCATCTTCTGTGGAACACTgtgcttttgaaattttgtttttctttgtcttcaccCTATTAGTTCACTGTTCACCTCCGGGTACCCTCTCATTTGGTTTTAAAAGTCCTTATTCTTTACTGTGCATATCTTGTTCCTCTAGATTtgatttttgatgtgtggattatGCGGAAGCTCAAACCTTGATTCGCTCGCCTCCTCCTTTGTCTGTCTGGTCATTCATTGCGTctgttgaacatttaaaaaacgCAGGTGGCCTTTCATGCAGAGTGGCCAAAATGGCTCACGTGCAGCCTCATTGCTGGAGGTGAACGTGGTGTGAAGCGGCCTCCATGTGTCCCAGGGGACTGGCCTATTTTAGATGCCTGCccaatgtcaccttctcagcCTCAGGTCACTGTGGGTGAGTTGACGGGCACCCAGGCCGCTTGGTAGCCAGTGGAGAACGGCCTTGGAAGTGACTGTGAGCTTGGCTGTATCCTCCAGCCTTGGGGGTTGTGATCTGTGCTGTATAATATACTGTAACAGTGCAGAGGCCAAGGCCTGGAGGGGGCCGGTGTGGGGGCCGGAACCAGCCTGTGGGCAGAGTGCCCATGCACCCTGCACTCCTGCTCATACAGCGTTCCTGCTCCCCTGACCTGTGCCTCAGGCTCAGAAAACCCCCTTTCAACCTGCCTCTTTCCCGCAGCCCATCCTCTATCCCCGGGCCCaccaccctcccttcctccctttgccTCTTTGTCTCGCCTTGTGCATTTCTTGGAGGCTTCCTAGGGAAGCCTCCAGTGAGGCAAGGGGACCGTGGTGGCCCCTGCTGACCTGGGTGACATTCCTGGAGGTGCAGcttgtctgcctgcctgcctgcctggcccCCTGTCCACCTTGGGCCTGGGCTGctgttttctctccccttccctctgctCCCTGAGTCTCTGTGACCTCAGGCAGCCACTCCCTCTGCTGAAGAGCTCCCAGGAGACAGGGAAGGGCCTTGGTTTCTGGAGCCAGCACAGAGGGAATCAGCATGGCCACCCTCTGAGGACTGCGTCCTGGCTCCCTGTGCTCCCAGGAGAACGTCTGTGGCTTTTTCCAGGTTGCTGTGGGAGCCTCACCTGCAAGTGGCACCTTCTCACCTGCTGGGCTGGCTCACCTGCTAAGGGGGTGCGGGGTTCCCCCTACTCCTGATCTGTGTTGATAAGGGGGTGCTAAGGGGGCTCTGGGGTTCCCCCTTCTGCTTTGTGTTGCGAAGGGGGTGTTAAGAGGGCTGCCCAGCTGCGTGAGAGGTGGGGGCTGTGGTGGTTgttgctgagtcttccagtttTTCAGAAGTTGGGAAATTAGGCTGTTATGTAGGATCTCCTGACTTTGACATGGTGGTGGCCAATTCAAGTATTGAAAATTCCCTTCAGTCCAAACTGCAGGCTGATTGAGATTCCCGCCCTGGGACAGTCAGGGAGGGTCAGGGTTAGGGCTTTCCATGAGTGGGTGCCACACACAGCCCAGCCTTGGAGATGGTGGCTCTGCAGGCCCATGTCCCAGCTCTGTGGTGACTCTGGGAGATGGGGAGACTGTAGGGCCTGCCAGTCATTGGCCTGTGGTTCTGCCCTGCAGAGGCTCATGGCTGAGCTGATGAGATGCTCAACCCTGGTCAAAAGTCAGCAAGAAGGCCTGGGAGCCTGCAGCTTCCCCGGGATGCCGGTTAGGGCCTGGGAGAGGCAGAATGGATGGGCCTCCCTCCTGACCCAGGTCTCTCCCGCTGCAGGTTCAGGACTGGGAGAGGCAGCATGGATGGGTCTGCCTCCTGACCCAGGTCTCTCCTGCTGCAGGTTCAGGACCAGGAGAGGTGGCGTGGGTGGGCCTCCCTCCTGACCCAGGTCTCTCCCACTGCAGGTTCGGGACAGGGAGAGGCGACGTGGGTGGGCCTGACACAGGGTCTCTCCTGCTGCAGGCTCAGGACTGGGAGGGCAGCGTGGGTGGGCCTCCCTCCTGACATGGGTCTCCCGCTGTGGGTTCGGGACTGGGAGAGGCGGCATGGGTGGGCCTCCCTCCTGACACGGGGTCTCTCCCATAGGTTTGGAAGGCGCTTTGAGTCCCCACTGCTGTGGCAGAGCGCCATCATGATCCTGACCATGCTGCTGATGCTGAAACTGTGCACTGAGGTCCGTGTGGCCAACGAGCTCAACGCCAGGCGCCGCTCCTTTGCAGGTTGGTGGCCGGTGCTTTGGAATAAAGTCCCAGGGAATCAGGGCGAAGGTGACTCTGGTGAAACAAAAGCCACTCTAATCTGTCCTGATCCAAGCAGCTTTCATTTCGCCAAGTGGTGCTGTTATCTTCAACTGATAGTGTTTTCAGTGTGTTAAATGACTTTAGTTAAACAGTTTATAACTTGAAACAATTCAAGATAATGATTTCTTCACTGGAAGTTGGGTGAGGCCTTAACACAGCTTCACAGTTCTTGGCTGTGAGTGCCATCCCAGATGGTTTGTGTGTCCGAACAAGAAGTGCTCATCTGTGCCTGGCTGCATCTGGTCAGACGGTGCCGGGTCAGGCGTTTCGTCTCTGTGTGCGTGGCCTGTACACACAGCACACCTTTTCAGTTTGGCTTTGACTCACGGGCTACCTTAGCCAGGGCCTTCCTCACAGACCTTGTTAAACAGACCCAGAGTCACCCCACAGGGTCAGGCAACCCCTTTATCCGGAGCACACGGGCAGGGTACGCACACTGCCGAGTTGACAGCCGGGCAGGACCAATTACATGCTTAGCACACATGACTCCTTAACCTTTGGTggcttagaaaatagaaaatacttctTCCAGTGTTTGCCTTTTGCACAGTTTGTTCCAGTCTGAACCCTGTTTGAAGATGCAGGCTGGCAGGCTTCTTGTGTGCAGGAGGGTTAAatccttccttttgtttttcttctaatttctcaGTCGAAGATGGCGCTCCCTTTGGCTTTGAGAGAGGTTGATCTCAGCTGTCGCTTGGAGAAAAGTGTCTCCCTCAGAGTTTGTTTAGTTTGGGGCTTCTGTGGATTTGAGATCTTGCCGGGGAGTTGTGTCCCTGTTTCTATTCCCGATCACTGGTTCTTCCTGTTGGAGAGGATCCCACTTCTCCCTTTTTGTCTGCTGCTGTTTCTAGACTGAGGTGAATGTGTGCTGCTTTCAGCCTCTGTAGAAACCCGACCAGCCTCCAGCCAGTGTGACCTGGGCCAGGTAGTGTCATTGTGGCCGCGAGATGAGCACCAGCgtcttttttttgttctgttctttcttcctaTTCCCGC includes these proteins:
- the LOC115895908 gene encoding solute carrier family 66 member 2-like, which encodes MEAEGLDWLLVPLHQLVSWGAAAAMVFGGVVPYVPQYRDIRRTQNADGFSTYVCLVLLVANILRILFWFGRRFESPLLWQSAIMILTMLLMLKLCTEVRVANELNARRRSFAGWWPVLWNKVPGNQGEGDSGETKATLICPDPSSFHFAKWCCYLQLIVFSVC